The nucleotide window AGTTTGATATTATCACTAGAATTAGTAGGGTCGTAAGTTTCTccgctaggcctaaggcctgtaAGGGCGGCCACATCTAAGAGAGTGGGGGTCATCATCCCACACTTAAACTGAAAGGTGTTGGTAGAAGATTCGAAGAAGTGCATAGCTGCTATCAGCATTTCTGGTCGATATTCAGGACCAGATCGAGAGAAttgtatcaaatcaaagatgccATATGTCTTCCAGAAGTCCTCATACGCTTGTTCGACTCGATCAAGCCAAGGCAGGTAATCCCTATGGGCTATTGACGGGGCGGATCGAAAGAGTTTGTTGGGTTTGCttaaacaattaaagttgtaaGGCTCACTATCAAAAATCCTAGGTTCGCAAGTTTGGTAGCAGGGAAACACCTTATTCATTTTACTCGAAAGTGATGCTTTGTCTGGCAGGGGTCCACCAAAAGCGTAAACTGTTCTTTCCACTGCAAAAGGGATCATCACTTCTAATTCCCAGGTTTCTGTCTGTTCTGCGTCGCCATGTGGTTCTGGGACCACCTTTTCTCCATCATTCCTGACTGTAAAGTGTTGCCACTTCCCAGCAAACGGAACTGCTTGTCCTTGCGACATCGTAAGAAATCTGAAAAGGGATGATTCTTGCGAAGGGTTTGGTAACTGGTAGAATCAGTGAGTAAAAGCTTGGATTCACGGAGAACAGTGGCAAAGTTCAGAGATACGGTGAGGTTGATGATGAAAGGAGTAACAAGTTGATATGAATATCTGAAAATAAGAAGGTTTCGCCGGAGGTAGTAGATACGAATTAGAAGAAGAAGGGTTTTGGAAGCAAAGAAGCTGAAGGGGTTTTTCTGGAGTTTTTGGCGCTATTTATGGAGTTTcactttaaaaaggaaaaaacaatataataataatcaattgtcaaaaatcaatcaaatcagATTTCCCTTCCGACTTCCCAGCGTGACACGTGTCCCACTCTGCCTAGAAAAGTGGAATTAATGATGGGTAGTGGGAGATCGAGGCGACGATTACACAGTAAACGTGCAATCATGACGCCATTTCAGGAAAACTggtagaagaagagaaaaaatgtcaACTTCTCATCTTCCTTCGATCTCGAATCGAAGCAGACATTTTTTGGGGGCAATTTGTTAGCCCATATTTTTGATGAACTAAAAATATGCTCTAAATACGCATTAGATGTCGTCTTGAATTTTGAAGCGTATTAAAGAGCAAGAATCTTGTCAGATTCTGTTGAatcgaaaagaaagaagagtctATTGAAAAGGATTCACAGGTTCAAGGAAGTATttacaaaatacaaggctaagaCAAGAAAGAGGGCTTCGAACCATTGGGCGAATCGAGCTGGCGTATGGTCGAATCGAAGTCAAGGCAACAAGATTTCTGGACTTAGCGCAATTTCTGACAAAACTTCACAAAATTAGTTCGACTTCGAGCGATATGGATAACCGTTCTAAGGAGCAGTTATGTGCATGCAAGGTGTACGTAGCAGGACACTTGGCATTAGGATAGTGTTTCGACCGTTAGGGCAGTTTATTTTcgaatgtctatatatagcagTTTTTTAGTCAGATTTCGAGGTCGCAAATCATTTCTACAAATCCTTATACACTCAAAGTACCCAGCGCAGAGAGAAACGAGTACGCAAGGAGAATGTATGATTGTGAACCATTTTAAGTTTCTGTAAACTTTACATTTCAAGTGCAATGCAATTTACGTTTCACTTTATAATTCCTGTCTTTCAAatggttcattcgatcgaatgaactcGCTGATCCTTTAAATTCTGCAATTTACTTTTCTCTTGTCAATTTACTTCCAGCATTTCGTTTCTTTCAAAGAACTTTACTTTCTACAAATTTCAAACCAATGAATGTTTGTTGCAACGATGAACATTAAAGGCTTTACATCTAATGTAAACACACAAATGGCATGCTCCTGAGATTCACTAGTTGATCTCGCAAGCAATTAACTTAGACTAGCGATTGTTTACCAAATTTCAGCGTAAACAGGATCATAATTCATagaaatgattaaatttttttattgattataaatattttcatataagttttctggaaaataaaaaagtaacgtcatatttttatcataataaaatttgtttcttaacttagaaaaattaaattttcacctttcatgaaaatgttttcatgagatacatagtaaaaaaaaattcctagaagcatttttttttaaatgttattttttaaaaataaacattccTGGCTAAAGATTTTtgggaaattaaaatttttcatttcaCCATCCACCCCCTAAGAAAACATAAGTTTGAGTTCGTTCTCGAGTCAATCCCAGGTATAGGTGGAGAGACGATGGCCTAGGACTCACGATTGGGAAGggccttaaattttaaaatatccatCGTGGTtcaatagtttttaattttattattgttttcataaatgaattgaaattatatttcGATTCATGTCTCGTTTTCTACatctaaattaaaatgtatCATGTAATTAAAACGTGTCATTCTCttgattgttagttttttttttatgtgtttacaTTCATATATCTATGGTAAATGAATTTTTAACTCATTGTAATTAACCTATGATAGTGTACATAGTTAGAGTATTTTTTTAGAAGTGCTTAAAGTATATtgctttattaataaaataagaaacaaactaaaactcaaattataaaagaattcaaactaaaaattagaatattaaaaaaatgtaagcttagatataaaaaaatgatattttattggtaaaaaaataattaaattaataaatttcataattttgtttataaaaaaaaatcaaagaatctAATGTAAATAATTACTAACACTGAtgcaaaaataagtaatcaaacGCTCCTATTACAATGATTTGTACAAAACTAAAACAAAGTGGAGCTGTTTCGGTATAAATGTTGAAACTGAATCATTGACGATGTTTTCATTGCTAACAACTTTTAGCCCTATTTTGAACAacctaattataatattataatattaatgacgAAAAAGGGGAACCATTGGAATTTATTTAACATGTGAATTTCATTATCTACATAACAACCAATATATTTGAGAATTCAAGACAACACAGTGGAAAATTTTCTGCTGGATTATTGATATTGGCATTTGGCAGAGCAGTTTTTATTCATTCTCAAATTGGTACATGCTCTCCACAAGGAAAACGCATGGCAtacctttttagtttttttccaTGTCATATCAATCAACCTCTTTTGTTCCTTTGCCTCCTTCAAAATCTGTGGTGGATAATAGTCTTTAATTTCCTATTTTTGAACCTGTAACAGATCagttgtttcaactttcaaaggtacaaattaaacaacaagcaaCCATAGACGCGGAGGAAGCGATGGACACTAATTAAAAGACCATCTTGGTCACTATGGTGATAATTTTAAGGCAAGTAGCAAGACAAATACAGTTTTTTTTCCTCCTAAGTAATGTTAATATTAATACCAGTTTCTGTCTTTTATGTGCCacttgtaattattttatttttgttacacAATAAAAACACTTTAACATCAAAACTACcctcaaatttcaaaatttaagataaaatctaaTATGCATTGATTACActgtcatttaattataaatcattatatAGGATAGATTTGttgattttaaagataattatcttaggttaaaaaaaaaattacactgatTGTGCATACTGCTTGAACTCAAATTTTAATCCGATGTTATTGGAGCTATTACATCCCTGTGGTGTAATAATGGTTGCGTAGCTATCACTGCTAGAGTATTTTTGAGTCAAAACATGTCAAGTGGGTCAAAATCCACAGCCCAAATTTCAGCATTAGATGGAGGTATGAGATCTGAATTCAATCATGGTGTCAATCAAACAAGTGTAGCACTTTGGATCGCTTTCAATCTAATACCAATGACACTAACACCTCAAGATGTTGATTAGACATGTACATCTTCTTCCCCCATTTTTTTTCCCTAAGAGCATGcctatgttattttttgttcttggcTATCAGCATGTTCTATTAATGGTCTTGTCTTCATGACACGGCTTGATGAATGATTAAGATGGGCtaacttctattttaaattacgCTTGCATTGCTTCTTTTGTCAACAAATGTAGCGGCCAGAGTCCAAACTTGGTAGTGATCCAAGCAATAAAAACACCAAAAACACATTGTACAATATATTATTGCTTATTGTTATTGGTTGTTATTGCTGATTAATGTCGAAGTGGATTTGAATGAATTCTTGAGTGAATTATTCTCCACTTTACACGTTCCTTCTTTCTCAGTCAGATCCCCAAAACCATTATATGTTGACACTTCAACATTGACTattaacaacaaaataatttttagttcacATGCAGCCTATTAGTGTTGCTTTAGAGCTATGCTTCAATACCACCCTATTAGGGTGTGAAATGATGGGAGGGAACCAAAGGCTGTGTTTCATACAGAAAATTTGACACATCCAGTGATCTTTTACATATAGAACACTGAGtcagttgttatttttttaaatgggtGCTTCTGGTTTGGGTCAAACACCATTTGAATCCAAGAAAGTATATAGCACTGTCAGGTTAGATCCTGAAAGTAAAGACATTAAAAAGAAGTTCCTGAAGGTGCTATCTGTCAATCACTTTAGTCCAAAATTCAAAAAGTCATGATAATATTAACACATGTTGAACTAAAGTGACAGTAAGTAATTAAGTttctaatttgaaatttaagggacttattttgaatttttgtactTTCAATGACTAACATGATAACCTTTACACTTTCAGAAACTAAAATGGTATTGTATCCTTCTGATTAATACTAAAGGAGTTGAAAATTTCAAGACTTTCAGTCCTCCATTACATATCTCAAATGTTAAACTGTTTTGCTGTTGAAAAGGTGAAAAAAATCTATGAGAAAAAGACTCTTGTGCTGTTTCCTTGTCCGGTGATAGTGCAGTACTTCACAACTGATTACTCAATGTAGCAACTACTACTGGACACAGTAAAATATTGGTGTgtataaataattgtatttaatttttctccCTACCCTTTTGATGTCGGCCAATAATAAGAAAAGCATAAAGGAATAAGATAGTATGAGAGCCAAACATGCCTAACTCAGACCCACCACTCAATTACCGTAACACCATCATCTTAGTCAGCAAAACTTGCGTGCTCAATATTCCATTTGGAGCATGATAATGCTCTTTTAGCATACTTCCACTCTTGCTAATTGAGCTTGAACGTGTATTATATAACaggtaattaaaaagaaaagaggaaagtatTAGTATaattgggaatttttttttggatgtcTCGATCATCTAAAAAGTGACTAATTACTTCAGAATGTGGCAATGAAATGGAAATGTACCGAAATTTTTGCATTATGAGTCTGACTGTAACTTGTGAATGCTCCAGCAATTATCCattttgatgtgtgtgtgtgtctttctCATATAAGGATTGATGTTTTCCTAGTAAAGGTTAGCAGGAACAGAGGGATGCTATACGCTTTCTAGTCCTTGTCCTTGTTACAATCTACTAGCCTTCTTTCTCATGAAAACCCCACCATAGAACCACTCTATATGCTatagtcacaacttttaagtcacaaaatgtcacaACTATGTGTCAGTGCCGTTTGATTTGGAAATATGTTCCACCAATATATGGAATGTTGAGAAATACTAACAAAATACTTTCAAACACAAGTACTTGTTATTgactaaaaattattagattttatGAAATCACTTGAGTCTAACTCTTTATTTTAATGAGCCATATACATGACTTTATGAATCCTGgtaaatttcaacaaataatgAAGTATATTAGAAAAGTGTGTTAATATGCTAACACTTGCAGAAGTATAAAATAGAATTGCAACATTTTGTAAGTTAAAACTCTTTCACTAGTATCACTATTTCTGAAGTTATCATAGATGGATAAGTTCAGAaataagaaaacacaaatggcgtgtatttttgggattttttttaagaaaaaaaaaatcattttatagatATATTAAGCAAATGAGTTTGTTAAATTTGTATTCCTAAGCTCTATAAGTAGGAAAAGTGTAGCATAAAATTCTAATATTAACATTTCAatcttaacaaaaaaatgatgacaacttcaaataagaatatgatttttatcttttaactaAACTAAATATTTAGTCATATTTTCAACATGCATGAGAAATTTCTTTGTGGAATAAGCACCGACAACCAATCTGATGACTAGGGTAAGTACCAAAGTCAATGACCATGTGGAACGGGGATGAAAAACTAAGTTCATACACTTGGAAATGTTGCTAACTGGGCCTTATGGATAAAATATGCCTTACAAATGCAAGGTTGTTTTCTCAACTCTTGGTCCACCAGAGCCCAGAAATGGGGTATAGAACTATAGATAGTAAGGTACAAAaaatacaagattttttttaaaggcttaaatttttatttttttttaaggcacaaaaaattaatacaagatGGTAGTGCTTCTACATCCGCTTACAAAATACTCGGATctccctctctttttctttttcttggaagGGTATCATAGATTACACCTAAAATTGGTGCAAGTAACTTTCGAACCTAGTACAAAGCCTTGGGAATTTAAATTAACATGATATGGTACCAAGATTTTGAAACTAAAACTTGATGTTTTATGTTGTTGATGCCTATAGTTTGGTTGTAGTCTCTCGGAAGTTGGTACCACCTTAAAGGGAGATAATGACATAAAAAAAGACACTGTAACACCCTGCACTGCAAATAGTAACTTTCAAACATTTTATATCTCGACATGGTTATAATTGGACTCAAATGGTACTACAAAATTTAAGATTAGCCATCAGAAACAGAATAATGTTGTCTACTTTaatggaaaaattataattgctGACCTCCTAAATcagaagaaaatatataataatagagcTGCAAAATGTAATTTATGGTTGGAAAAGTTATAAGCAAAGTCGTTCGTTAGTAGAGTTTTATATGTTTGTTTCTTTCTTATGCAAGatttaataattgattaattatataaataatgtgGGGGCTTCTTTGGCCCCACCAATGACTCAAGCAAATCAGTTAAACTCGTGGCcccttcaaaaaaataaatagctgATTCACTTGATTGCTTTGTTTCATGTGGAATGTATGTGCAGTTCCCACTGTGCTACTCCTACTACTAATCCATTGATTACAAAGCAAGGCAAAAGCATATGGGTAGAAAGCAAACAAAAAGACCTtgtatttaaatctaaaaatccTATGATAATTGCTAATAATTGTGAAGCAAATATAGGTATACTCCAACAGGTCGGTCACACCCCAATTCAATTCTCCCAATACCTAAACCATACTCTTGTGCCACGTGTATAATGCTCATAGATGATATCAGCATGAAGTGTGATGATAACCcaaaagagagaataaatgTCTTACAAACTTCAACTATATATACACCATTTTACCTTAAtacaaagtaataaaattaatatataaataattaatatggtgtgatatgattaattaatagaTAATCTTTGTTCCTTAAATATAGGTATAAATTTGATTATTGGCTCTTACTGAtagaaaaatacatattaaaagagattaatcctttaaataaaaatttagtcattgattatagttgacaaaaaaatgaaaatttaagatacaaatattcaacatttaaacttatatataaaaacagtaacaatgtataaatataaaataatgcatATAAGGGTATGTACCTAACATATCATCCTAAAAGAAATTTTCACATGTTTCTCTCTAAAAGTTGGAATAAAATTAACTGTGGCAAttccaaaatgaaaaaatcaacTAAAAAGACTTTAAAAGAATCAGCTACAACATTCTCGCTCTCACACACAAGCCTCTCTCTCTCCAACATAGTTTGAGGAGATCTCGTTTTGGCTAAGTGGTACATCACGTTCTGTTATCCGCCGCCTTGCTTGCTTGATGTTGAGTGCTGAAAGTACTCAAAACTTTTATCAAACACTTGATAAAATATTGAGATATGTATAAGCAGTATTGTAGTATTGTATTTGTATGTGATAAACACCAACTTCAGTTTCACGTCAGTCTCTTATATCTCCATTTAGTCTTTATTCTCTCTTTCCCTTCTTTGCATCACAATTCTATAAATACCACACCATATATACCTTGTCACCCACCACCTTCATTTTCCATTGCTCTTTCACTCCAACCTTCCTTCCTTTGCTCCAAAAATGGGAGATAACAATGTCAACCTCCCACCCGGGTTTCGCTTCTACCCCACAGATGAAGAGCTTGTTGTTCATTTCCTTCAAAGAAAGGCAAACCTTCTTCCTTGCCATCCAGATGTCATCCCTGATCTTGAACTCTACCCATATGATCCTTGGGAACTTCATGGTACATCTATATATACACATCCACtattctttattaatttatgtatcaaTAACCAAGGTTCGAATTTATGTTGAGAGAAGTGTCTATGTTTAGTACGCGGATTTCCACGTGAGTTGCCAATGAGAGAGATGCATACATTTAGTGGCGGCAGTGTCTTGAACAGAAAtgtttcgaaaaaaaaaagagtctcAATACATACATAGAGAAAAATCCATGCCAGATTGACATGACAAATAGGTAGAGATTATTAAATTGAAGTTGGTGTGTATTAATCAAGTGTGGTGGTTGTGCATTGCTGCAGGTAGAGCTTTGGCAGAGGGAAAGCAATGGTACTACTACAGCAGAAGGACACAAAATAGGGTCACTGGCAATGGTTATTGGATGCCAATGGGAATGGAAGAGCCAGTGGTTTCAAGCTCAAGCAATAAGAGAGTTGGCATGAAGAAATATTATGTGTTCCATTTGGGAGAAGCCCCTGATGGTAACACAACCAATTGGATAATGCAAGAGTATCGTCTATTAGATTCTGATTCCTCTAGCAGATCATCTAAAAGAAGATCACAACCTAAACCGGTTAGTTAGTACGTAGTGCACACATAATTTACGGaacataattaacaaaaactaacaactaTCATTGATCAGCTAAATTTTGATATGAAAAGTTATCTTTGATAATTGATTGTATTTTAACTTTGTTTACTTTGTTGTTTGATTCAGGACCATAATAAATGGGTGATATGTCAAGTTTATGAACAGGATAAcgatgatgatggtgatggtACAGAACTCTCTTGTTTGGATGAAGTTTTCTTGTCATTGgatgatcttgaagaaataaGTTTGCCAAATTAGATGATTATGCAAGTGATCTAGTTAGCTGCATTTTATATCCAAATAGGATATTAGTTTAAGCTAattgttgttatcattattattaatattgttatttacTGGTTGTAGTTAAATGCATTAGCAGTTTTTAGCTGCCATTGTAATCAGTGAAGTCGCTATAGCTAGATTTCTATATAGCAGCCTTTCAAGTGGGGCACTAGATGAAATTCGTGGCCAAACAATATG belongs to Glycine soja cultivar W05 chromosome 5, ASM419377v2, whole genome shotgun sequence and includes:
- the LOC114412589 gene encoding NAC domain-containing protein 104-like, whose translation is MGDNNVNLPPGFRFYPTDEELVVHFLQRKANLLPCHPDVIPDLELYPYDPWELHGRALAEGKQWYYYSRRTQNRVTGNGYWMPMGMEEPVVSSSSNKRVGMKKYYVFHLGEAPDGNTTNWIMQEYRLLDSDSSSRSSKRRSQPKPDHNKWVICQVYEQDNDDDGDGTELSCLDEVFLSLDDLEEISLPN